The Pseudorasbora parva isolate DD20220531a chromosome 25, ASM2467924v1, whole genome shotgun sequence genome segment TGAGTGAGGAGGGTTTTTCTTGAATCCCTcctaaacaacatgtggtgatgtaggggttgtttgattttttttttggctttctgaccccaagactcaactaatctctgcgattctccatctgtgatccttggagagtctttgtgcaCTCAAAAGTTCATTCTCGCCGTGCATTAGGACGATATACACACACGTCCTCTTTcaggcagatttgtaacatctttagttaaatggagcttcttaattattgccctgatggtggaaatggggatttttagtgctttagctattttcctacagcctctttctattttgtgaagctcaacaatcttttgctgcacatcagaactatattctttggtttcactCATTATGATAAATGATTACGGGTATTAGGCTTTTATACCTccttatatttatactcctgtaaAAGAAGATATCATAGCTGGACAATTTAATGTTCCttgtcaccctggtgtgctaaaaaaactgtacttcagagatattttactcatttaaaattcTAGGGGTACCAAAAATTGTGGCCAATGTGCTTTagagtaaataattaatttcataatgtgatttaccccccattttcaattattttatgaaataatgaaaggttggatttttgtgattttttaaaataaaagatcaaaaggataaacaatgcagattgtttttttacagccatatttgatcatatttaccaggggtaccaacaattttgaccaccactgtatacacacacacacacacgcacgcacgcgcacacgcacacgcacacacagacactcacacagacacacacacagacacacacacagacacacacacagacacacacacagacacacacacagacacacacacagaaatcaAGAAATCTAAGGGTTAAAGGGTTAAGttaaattttttaaacatttctatcatttttatatacagtataatgtaatatttacattaaatatacatttttatacatctaatcatttatatatataattatctaAAAATTAACTAAAATAAGAATATACAaatcaatataatttttttatttatttaaacttaaaacatttcatttttcttatatatagaatataataaTTATCTATTTACTACTTAGATTTATTATAATTGTTTAATTCAAGTATTATTtctgtatataatataattgtcatataaagaatatttaatattgtttagacataaaataaaaatatagaattatTTCGTttaacaaactaataaaacagtatatattattatctaaaaattaatgaatataataatatactAATTATCCATTAAcaattaaaatttattttaattgtttaatttatttctctGTATAGAAAAATATGTGCCATATAAATAGCCTAATATAAATTTTGTATAGACAtccatttaaacataaattattTAGTTTAACAGGTTAAACTTCTTGATTTAAATTGTTTATATATCCTTATATCATTTTatacaatataattatttacattatataaatataataaaatgaatgaataaataaatatgtttataaatatgtaaatgatCTTGGATTGATATAttgaattaacatttattttgtatataacACGATgatttgattatactccagggtttctactgatacaaagccatatggtaatcgctgaagtaaccctttaattaaatattatgaataatgcctgtttattattatttaaattataaaccatacatcatttattaaaaaatagtattactttaaataataataataataataatatttattgtttaaattagATTACATAAAATGAGAAGACGTACAGTATAATAGATTGCTAGTGTAAATCTCAAACCGCGGCTCTCTGACGACACGGCACTCACCACATCTTGCAGGTGCGAGGGTACACTTCATTACGGGCCATGACTCCCAGAGGGAGCACAAAAGGTTGAGGTTCGGGTTCGTCGCTGCAGGCAGCAGCTCCCGGCTCGACACCCTCCGCTCCAGCAGGGGCCGCTGAATCTAAGCCCTCCGTCTCCTGAGGGGGGGCCACCTCTGCAGCCTCTGATGGGGCATCCCGTCCCTGTGAACCGCTCTGGGCCTCCTCATGCACACCCCGCACCAGACGGGACACCTCGTCCATGCTGCGCTGGCGCTCCAGGTCTGGCAGACGCACCGGGCGGTTCAGGTCGATTTCTAACGTCAGCTGACCTGCTGGGACATTGGGATCTCCCTAAAACACAAACAGAGGAGGTGATCAACAAGATCAAATGAAACATAATATAGGCTAGGTGTCGTTCGAGCCTCCGATTGAACCTTTGCAGTGttagaaattaatactttgGGAAAAATTtgctatttatgttttttatttattatgtattattCTAGAGACAATATGGAAATTTGTGCTTGTATTGGGAGCCTTCATTTCACATAtttaagcatttatttgaaaacatttcacacaattttgtcattaacattcacttataAACGAGTGTTGAAGAGCAAAAGcaaaaaggagagagagagagagagagagagagagagagagagagagagagagagagagagagagagagagagagagagagagagagagatagacggCCTAACAAGAAATGATTTGGCAAAATGtacaatcatttaaataaaaataaaaatcataaacacCTGATTGTAGCGCCTACTGGTCAGATCTGGTAGCACTGCCACTCAACTTTTTCTCCTGCAATTCCCAAAAAGTCAATTTTCCAACTATTCAAACTATTTGAACCACTAATATTGTGGAAAAgtaataaatacttttataactATACATAATATTTTACATCTAATAATTAAgtaatacatttaacaaatcatttatttaatgtacttaaataTTATTTCTTATGTCTAAGATATATAACGATAACAAcaacataattatttattaatattaaaatgataaattataataatgtatAACATTTACTTAAATTGACATGAATAATAATGATCAAATGTATTAgaatgctttatttattttgtctttatatatttttttaacaattaattatttcatttaataaagtaaatagttaattaaagggggggggggggggtgaaacactcagtttcagtcaatctcatgtcaatcttgagtacctatagagtagtattgcatccttcatatctccgaaaagtctttagttttatcatatttataaaagaaatataggctgtaccgagtctttccggaaaaaaacgagcggctggaggcgtattgtgtgggcggagctaaagaatgacgatcgcgaacaaagcggtgacgtcctcaagcgtggagaaacccatggctatctcagctaatacagataatgatccacaatcaagtctgaggctgaaataaattgaacaggagaaacagcaacatcaggacgtccgtctctgtggtatgtactgtatttaggggcctttgtgtgtctttacgcgcagtttatgaggacatgattcggtttatggactattgtatgtgactaaaccttagcagtagcaagcaaaacggttttgcacgtcagactagtgtaacgttatacagagaacaacaatggagtaaccgttagcgcatttgaatgacgaagcacgcgatcgtgtcgtttactgatgtttactcacgtgacgatagccaacagcacagacatttgaaacagttttactcaccggctgcttccaaagcaggaccgaactttatcgctgggaccgctctgtcaaaaacacacttctttggtatgatttggtgaagtcctgacagcagtgaccgtggaaatccactttgcgacgcgacagacgcgatgttgtgaagcttcccgtcatttctgcgttcaaatcggttcaaatgcagcgctgccttcccggaatgctgtgctgaagcgttgaaatcgcttgaagtcacccataggaataaagtggagcgcggtgcaACCATAGGGcgcgtcagaagtgttcacggatgactggatctgcacctgagagactgtttacagcgtgcatttcctctctcgctctagttacgcgcgcgcgcaccctaccgggagaagagcccgtacggcccatacaagtagacccatactcgaaaaaaactcgccgaaacttgtgagaaaccggaaggagtatttttaacacagaaatactccatcaaacgtccaacattagtttttgaaactttgtctatgtttaggatgggaatccaagtctttaaaggtgtaaaaagctcagtatgcatgaaacagcatttcaccccccctttaaatatctaaattataacataaaaattatataaattaaatatcataaaaattataaaaattaaatatataatataaaacttaaattataaaccatacataatttattacaaatattattactttatattataataataataataataattattattattattattattattattattattattattattattattagtagtagtagtagtagtagtagtagtagtagtagtataaaaaacagtattttcaaatatattttgaatatttattatttaatttttagtaAAGAATTTATGCATCAAATGTTTGCAATTTAAAACGAACTTTCTTAGCGGTTGCGAGgtaattactttttcaaaataagTACTAACTCAAGAGTATGCCATTTTGGATGCAGCCATAGAGTTTCTGACAGCTTGTGCTAATTCAGTGACTGGGTGGATTCTTAGTTATGGATTTAACATTATGCCCAGAAAATTGAATCTTCATATTGTTTCTATGATTAGAGTAAACAGCAaattaacaaaagaaaaaaactccTGTGACAATTCCCTGGCCTCATTAAAGCTTGACAGAAGTCACCACACAGGTGTTCACTTGTGTTTAATTGTTTGATCAGTTTGTGTGTTTCCAGGGTATCAACACGCTCTAGCAGTTAAGCTATGTGAACTATACCTATGGAAGCTCATGACAGTATATGGTTCATGACAGTGATCTATGCCAATGGATATCAAACTCACAGTAAGTTTGGTGGCTTTGGCCTTGGAGCCGTGGAAGCTCAGCATAATAATCTCCAGGCCGTGACTGCCATACGTCCCTTTGAAGAGGCCTGGCTGCAGGAGGTCTGAAGGGAGGCACGGGGGCAGATAAATCCGCCGGTATGTCAGGCAATTACTGAAAGCAAGACACATGTATTTAAAACACACGAAACACATCTGGTACCAGCTGTCATCAAGCCGGAATATTTCACTGGGGGGGATATGAAACTCTTAGTTTTGGTTGAGAACAGCACTGCAAAAAttagtcttgtttctagtcaacatttctaaaaattcttacattaagaaacatttactaggcaagtaaaaattattgtcttgttttgggaaaaaataactcaaaattaagagtttttgcttaaaataagcaaaataatctgccagtgggggaAACAAAATAaccttgttttaagattattttacttaccccactggcagattattttgcttactttaagcaaaaactcttaattttgagttatttttccccaaaacaagacaattacttttgcttctctagtaaatacttcttgttttaagaatttttagatgtttggactacaaacaagacaaaaatactaaataagaaaagcattttttttttgctgtgagGTCATGAAGAAGACTTGCTCGTATTGGCTGGTGTAAATGAACTTCATGAGGATCAACTCCTGCATGTGCTCGTGGAAAATGTCCTCCAACGTTCGTCCCCATTCCTCCTCCAACCACGTTCTGAATTCCTGCGCAAGCACACGGAAGAGGAAAAAAATGACGATGTTTGCCCTCATAAACCTCAAAATCTGTCCGACCAGCACTGGTTTCCTACCTCTTGCCTTCCTCCAGGCATGCGATGGTGATCGGTTTGGTTGCATTTGGTGGAAAATTCATCTTTCTTCACAGTCTGGGGAAAAAAAGGTCAATATTTTGTGGAACTGAGGCAAAATTGGCCCATTATGTTAGATGTGATATGGTACAATTTACCTGAATGTCTCCTTTATGAGGGCCCTTATGTCCGTACATACATTCTACCGTGGCTTtgtttttctcccacatatGTATACGGAAAAGCGGCCGTCTACGCATGGGGTCCTCCACGCGGGGATCATGGGGTGGTAAATACATCCAGCCTATGATGAATAGACCATCAACCTAAATCATAAAGCAAGAAAGAGTTACACATCTAAAATATGGTACACTTGTGCATTTAATGTGTGTGGACtctcatatatattttattgtaattgtattttatatttgacaGGTTATTGGGTAAATTACACTATGCAGTATGGCAAATTACAATTAGTGTGCCCCAAAtcatacattaaaaatgttatcCTATTCCCAGTGGATTTTCTAAATATGCATACATACATGATTTTGGGGCTAAAAAGAACAAATGCCTGGCCAAAGCAGCCTCAACAGGGCAAGTATGAAATGTACAAACCAAAATAAATGTGCTGAGTATGAATTGTAGGTTAAGACATTTAGTTATGTGCCTGACAGTACACTTaggacaaaaacaaaaaggtACTTGTTAtggaaataatatacttaaggggtacttcagcgctggaaagatgaatctgtatttaaactgggtcattaatgtagtacaaatgtgaaattatttttgaatttggtgtcttctagactgagaaaagacctcaaaccagaggtctttttgtctcatggggatgaaagactacaattcccagaatgcttcactgccctgtgaggccatagAGACAGAGCATGGCCTGTTTAAggcatgggcgtcggaagcaaataaaaagtgggtgggtcagtagcAGCTAAGGCAAAATATGATAGGTGGGGAAATTGTTTTGCGGGGGGGTCTGGCGGTTCTCCCccagaaaaaaatgatttcatagatgtgatttcctgcattgtggtgcgtttgaggccatatccctttcctatactaaaaaagacctcaaaccagtcaataccaatagtctaataaaaaggctatattcatttaactgccatagaaatcaacagtttcacagataatgataatgaataagttgcatgttttttatgctccgtgtccagacagaaaaagtgccgtttactaaacgtttgattgggccagacaaattATTTACCGTGGCTATAGAgtagtggtaagacgcatggcataAAAATTTGAGGCAAATTGAGcataggttcgaatccgccttttgccacacacGCTCTCctccctttccccatcacatatcagatcggaaaggtatttattttcaataaaaaaagagaaaatattagaaaaggggaaataaagcgtttaacatgtgtttaataataagtttcttaatacgtttctcggttaaggggtagtcaaggtaaacagacatgtgctgaattagagacgataaaaatgagtgggtccaatatcattggtcttaaaaagtgggtgggtcttgtcccacccacacacaatggttccgacacccatggtttaaggacaaaaaagtttgttcagcacatcccacagatgctcgattggattgagatctggggaattggaatttttgctttgtggcacagcacattatcctgctgaaagaggccacagccaccagggaactGTAttagtttccatgaaagggtgtacacgGTTTGCAACAGTGCTTAGGTAGGAGGTGCGTGTCGAAGTAACAtctacatggatggcaggacccaatgtttcccagcagaacattgcccaaagcatcacactgcctccgccggcttgccttcttcctatAGTGCACCCTGGTGCCATCTGTTCTCCAGGTAAGTGTCACACACATGTCCattcacgtgatgtaaaagaaaacgtgattcttcagaccaggccaccttcttccattgctccgtggtccagtcctgatgcccactgttggcgcttttggCGGTGggcaggggtcagcatgggcaccctcactggtctgcggctatacAGCCCCATTCACAACAAattgatgcactgtgtattcggACAACTTTCTTTTAAAACCAGCATTAAGTTCTTGAGCAATTTAGGCTagagtagcttgtctgtttgatttgaccacacaggccagcctttgctccccacttgcatcaatgagccttggcctcccatgaccctgtcaccggttctccactgttccttccttggaccacttttgacagatactgaccactgcagatcgggaacaccccacaagagctgcagttttggagaggCTGTGACCCAGgcatctagccatcacagtttggcccttgtcaaactcactcaaatacttacacttgcccatttttgcCCACTTggaaaaaatgttcacttgctgcctaatatatcccacccactaacaggtgtcgtgatgaaaagataatcagtgttattcacttaaatgtatctaatatgataaacagagctgcattaccttataatcataaccggaagagcagaccagtgcaggcgcccggggactgtgtcccgtcccgtcataataaaagtcccggtgttcacgaggcgggtatttgtttaacaatcgctccagcagctgtgctcaggtctagaacactcggtcctgctctgctttacactacagtaatgttaataactgcatgcatgaacgtgatttctgcccgagtcctattttccaccggctgtgaggtgaagaccacatctcccaagatgctgcgctcaaactttgcgtcatcaaactatgcatttgttttgaataggcgccctccagtggacggaaagttgcatagtgcacctttaaagggtatTAAAACCAACACatagaaacataaacaacattaaaaactggAAATCTTGTGATTTTAGTCTTACCACCACATTCAGCAGTCCTCCATAGGGGCCGATATCAGGCTGCCAGAGACCCAGGATGTGTCTATAGGGATGTAACACTGGAAAACAAATGCAAAACATGAAATGTATTTGTCACAAATCTGCATACAACACAGAACGAACCCAGAAGAACGTTAGATGAGGTGAAATCACTGCAAGGGCATTTTTGCTTGGTGCATGAACTCatgttgagtgtgtgagtatATGCTTCTTTTTTTGCCATGCACAATTCTGGGAGTTAGAGGGCTAAAACGTATCTATGTTTGGTCACCTATAATTTATCTGCATCTCACACAGTCAGCTCATGTTAACGCAGCTTCTGTCATCCCGTGTATATCACACAGACATGCAGGACACAGACGTGCTCGGCAGAAGCTGCCCTTGTGCTGCTATCAGATCGATTTGTTCCAAACAAGGCTGTGTCCCAATACGCATATTTGACCATACTAAATAATCTGTGAAATTAGCATTAGTGTGATTCAAATCAGTACATTGCAAAAAATATGCCAAAGAGACTGGCAGTATTACTTTCATTATTTCCAATATGTGTGTAGCTAATATTACCCACAAATCCTTGTGCTACAGAAAACTTTCCCAGGTGTAAAAAACAAATGGCAGGAAATGTGATGCCAAAACTGattttaaatacatataaaaatgtaataatggaTCTTAATGTAATGAATTCAGCTATATGAATGAGTAATAATGTATGCTGGTAATAATAGGAAGTGTGTTGtactacacactcaaaagtatgtactttccCATCACCAGAAGTAAACACTTTTAGTGTGTAGTAAAATGATGCACACTGAGATTCAGCCTCAAAGCAATGTTCCATGTTCAAAAGAAGTTAAGAATCTGTGACACACTGTCGAATAACTACAACTACAACAATTAAAAATGGTTTTCTGTAATTGAATTTACAGctgaaattaaatataaataaaaaaacaaacttaaaacacaaacatttCAAAAGTTGAAGttctaaaattactaaaacggaaatacatttaaaaaacctAATAAAATGTCCATAAGCACATAACATTACTAAAACTATAAATGGTATGCTACAGCTGATAACAGAACAAATGGCTTTTAAaatctataattttttttctaaattaaatacaaaaaacaaagaaaatcaaGAATTTTAAATGTAGGCATCACAACATTATAATGTACAGAATGAAAAATGGATATTCATTTGGAGATTTGCTAAAGACATCCTCCGGAGGAatttctattattattttcaaacaaaaatgtattatttgaaatctaaatttgtttaatttgttaTTTGGTGGGACTATTTCTCAAGACGGATGAACTTTTGGTTACTGAAAATTCATACATTTGGATTTTTCTCTGCGTAAACAGTCGTTTTCTGGGATACTTGTCCATGCGTGAGAAATTGGAGTTTTAGATTTTATTACACTAGTCTCATGCTGCAACACCTTTTActtgtttttttcaaactaAATGAACgagttattattatttgcattattattaataatatttaacctttcatgtagtgtgtaatatacaccatattgccaaaagttttgggacgcttgcctttacatgcacatgaactttaatgacatccatttttaatctgtagggtttaatatagagttggcccaccctttgcagctataacagcttcagggaaggcttctgggaaggctttccacaaggttcaGGAATGTGTTTATGAGGTCagaaactaatgttggatgCCTGGGTTGCTTTCTCAGCTCTAATTCATCCCTGATGGGTGTTttattgggttgaggtcaggactctgtgcaggccagtcaagttcctccacaccaaacttgctcattcatgtctttatggatCTTGCTTTGTGCATTGATGCGCAGTCATGTTTGAACAGGAAGAGGCCATttccaaactgttcccacaaagttgggagcaagaaattgtccaaaatgtcttggtatgcagaaggattaagagttcctttcactggaactaaggggccctGCCCAACCCCTGGAAAAAAAACTCCagaccataatcccccctccaccaaacttgaCATGTGACACattgcagtcaggcaagtaccgttctcctggcaaccgccaaacccagactcttcCATCGGACTGACAAGCAGAGAAGAGTGATTCATCGccccagagaacacgtctccactccTCTAGAGTCCAGTTGTGGCGTGCTgaacaccactgcatccaacacACTATTACTACATTATACTATTATATTGCAGTATACTATTTTATTACGATTAGGTTAGATCGTTTTTCTCTAACAGAGTTTTTCTCTATTATTAGGTGTCCTTTGGCATCTGCCTGGATAGCACGGTTGATCAGAgtataaataaatcattaattaacAGTCTGTCTGACAGTTGTCTTTGTGCAAGTAAAGTCAAACAGAGAAAGatacatattatattttatacccAGCCAATGGACAAATGTCTGCTCATGTCATTGGCTCAGGATTAATGGATTTGTTCTGAGATTTCTTTGCACAGTAGCTAGGTGTCACTAGTGAGCAATGATGAATGAAACTTCGGGTAATTAACCTTTTTATGAAACAATGGGCTGCGAAGTCTCACCCTGCGTCCcgattcgcatactatccatactaaatagtattagaaaatagaattagtatatcccaaatcatagtatgctaataaagagtattccaaagatacccggatggtttactatttctggCCAGAATTCGAGGTGCGGATTCGATgcacactctaacggctgatattgcccacaacccattgcgagttggtcgagtgttaaaaaaacaaaacaaaacaaaaaaacatgacggatgtgcgagtcagaCTGTTAAGAAGAGAGGTTTggataaaggtttgagtgagTAATTATCAGTATTAAACTtgatgaaaatatatttattcagtgttgtccacgttatatttcacctgcagcagcattgtgaacttttgtaatgacacgtttggccattaacttttaagtgcatcattatatttacactgcaaacacatgaggagagtctctgcattaaagacccacacatggcaaatcaacgagcggctacatttctctccgatacggtaggagattaatctgaatgtggaggatttgaactgtgacgaatctgaagATGATTGACAGGACAGTTAAACGATGATgggatgctcgtaactaagcaacagagtctgttaaagatggcgaagtagtatgccccgaagcttgcatacttttctgctacacactcaaaagtatgtactttttcttcacaacaAGAGTATTTTTAGGACGTAGAATAAgaaggcgaattgggacgcagc includes the following:
- the fbxo31 gene encoding F-box only protein 31 isoform X2 encodes the protein MLLRMAVCARLCGVGQSRRCRRRQRHSQADQDSDSEMDMDEEEEEERVVGKMKDEPDGSSCLNGRGAGPSGAGGLGCADSAGPPHPQSLLDLPPEILVEIFSSLPGTALPNLALVCKKFRQILNTETIWRRRCTEEFGMRDDLRKMEIVGMSSRELYVKLLHPYRHILGLWQPDIGPYGGLLNVVVDGLFIIGWMYLPPHDPRVEDPMRRRPLFRIHMWEKNKATVECMYGHKGPHKGDIQTVKKDEFSTKCNQTDHHRMPGGRQEEFRTWLEEEWGRTLEDIFHEHMQELILMKFIYTSQYDNCLTYRRIYLPPCLPSDLLQPGLFKGTYGSHGLEIIMLSFHGSKAKATKLTGDPNVPAGQLTLEIDLNRPVRLPDLERQRSMDEVSRLVRGVHEEAQSGSQGRDAPSEAAEVAPPQETEGLDSAAPAGAEGVEPGAAACSDEPEPQPFVLPLGVMARNEVYPRTCKMCFYGTGLIAGHGFTSPERTPGLFVQFDDDRFGFIWLELKSFSLYSRLTDQLSHAQAPSMERFEAMLRNMQSWTS
- the fbxo31 gene encoding F-box only protein 31 isoform X1; translation: MLLRMAVCARLCGVGQSRRCRRRQRHSQADQDSDSEMDMDEEEEEERVVGKMKDEPDGSSCLNGRGAGPSGAGGLGCADSAGPPHPQSLLDLPPEILVEIFSSLPGTALPNLALVCKKFRQILNTETIWRRRCTEEFGMRDDLRKMEIVGMSSRELYVKRVNPQVKSGRFMKLLPDYEHMDYRDVYTHLLHPYRHILGLWQPDIGPYGGLLNVVVDGLFIIGWMYLPPHDPRVEDPMRRRPLFRIHMWEKNKATVECMYGHKGPHKGDIQTVKKDEFSTKCNQTDHHRMPGGRQEEFRTWLEEEWGRTLEDIFHEHMQELILMKFIYTSQYDNCLTYRRIYLPPCLPSDLLQPGLFKGTYGSHGLEIIMLSFHGSKAKATKLTGDPNVPAGQLTLEIDLNRPVRLPDLERQRSMDEVSRLVRGVHEEAQSGSQGRDAPSEAAEVAPPQETEGLDSAAPAGAEGVEPGAAACSDEPEPQPFVLPLGVMARNEVYPRTCKMCFYGTGLIAGHGFTSPERTPGLFVQFDDDRFGFIWLELKSFSLYSRLTDQLSHAQAPSMERFEAMLRNMQSWTS